In Populus nigra chromosome 1, ddPopNigr1.1, whole genome shotgun sequence, one genomic interval encodes:
- the LOC133688299 gene encoding methylthioribose kinase-like — protein MAFTEFRPLAEKSLVEYIKATSVLSDKIGNNFGDLKIKEVGDGNLNFVYIVTSPSGSFVIKQALPYVRCIGESWSMTKERAYFETLALREHGRLCPENVPEVYHFDRTMSVIAMRYLEPPHIILRKGLIAGIEYPLLAEHMSDYMAKTLYYTSLLYRTTTEHKRDVAKFCGNVELSRLTEQVVFSDPYKISQYNRWTSPYLDRDAEAVREDNILKLEVAELKSMFCERAQALVHGDLHTSSVMVTHDSTQVIDPEFAFYGPMGFDIGAFIGNLILAFYAQDGHADQMNDRKRYKEWILRTIRETWSLFYKKFTALWDEHKDGSGEAYLPEIYNNPELRLLVQRKFMQDLLHDTLGFGAAKMIRRIFGVAHVEDFESITDASKRAKCEQQALDLAKMLLKERKRFQSIDEVVLAIQQVQ, from the exons ATGGCATTCACAGAGTTCAGGCCGCTGGCCGAGAAATCTTTAGTAGAGTACATCAAGGCCACTTCTGTTTTGTCAGATAAGATCGGTAACAATTTCGGTGACTTGAAGATCAAAGAAGTCGGTGATGGGAATCTCAATTTCGTCTACATAGTCACTAGCCCATCTGGGTCTTTTGTCATCAAGCAA GCACTTCCATACGTACGATGTATTGGAGAATCATGGTCCATGACAAAGGAAAGAGCATATTTTGAGACTTTGGCACTCAGAGAGCATGGCCGATTGTGCCCGGAAAATGTGCCTGAAGTTTATCATTTTGACCGTACTATGTCTGTGATTGCTATGCGATACTTGGAGCCCCCACATATAATCTTGAGAAAAGGGTTGATTGCTGGAATTGAGTATCCCTTGCTAGCAGAACACATGTCTGATTATATGGCAAAGACTCTTTACTACACTTCGCTTCTCTATCGTACTACCACTGAGCATAAACGTGATG TTGCTAAATTCTGTGGGAATGTGGAGTTATCCAGGCTTACTGAGCAGGTTGTTTTCTCTGACCCATACAAAATATCTCAATATAATCGTTGGACTTCCCCTTATCTTGACCGTGATGCTGAGGCTGTCCgtgaagataatattttaaaactcgaAGTTGCTGAGTTGAAATCCAT gTTTTGTGAGAGAGCCCAAGCCTTAGTACATGGAGATCTCCACACTAGTTCTGTCATGGTTACCCATGATTCTACTCAAGTTATAGATCCAGAATTTGCATTTTATGGTCCAATGGGTTTTGATATTGGAGCTTTTATTGGAAATTTGATTTTGGCCTTTTATGCTCAAGACGGGCATGCTGATCAAATGAATGACCGAAAA AGATATAAAGAGTGGATTTTAAGGACAATCAGAGAGACCTGGAGTCTTTTCTACAAAAAGTTCACTGCACTCTGGGATGAGCACAAAGATGGCTCTGGTGAGGCATATCTTCCAGAAATTTATAATAATCCTGAGCTTCGGCTGCTTGTACAGAGAAAATTCATGCAAGACTTGCTCCATGACACCTTGGGATTTGGTGCGGCTAAAATGATAAG GAGAATTTTTGGCGTAGCCCATGTTGAGGATTTTGAATCAATTACTGATGCTAGCAAACGAGCCAAATGCGAGCAGCAGGCTCTTGACCTGGCGAAGATGCTTctcaaagaaaggaaaagattcCAATCCATCGATGAAGTTGTATTAGCCATTCAGCAGGTGCAGTGA
- the LOC133673446 gene encoding precursor of CEP16-like, translating into MGRELKSVSVFSVLLLLLSLLLSNLVYGTEARPLSSSRLSKDVNVGEIEGLIGGFSARAVKNSGPSPGIGHNYKNFQSLGEASKSGPSPGEGHRQVTNVNKP; encoded by the coding sequence ATGGGCAGAGAACTAAAATCTGTTTCTGTCTtctctgttcttcttcttctcctctcgcTCTTGTTAAGCAACTTGGTTTATGGGACAGAAGCTCGGCCTTTGAGCAGTTCAAGGCTGAGTAAAGACGTTAATGTTGGAGAAATTGAAGGTCTTATTGGAGGATTTTCTGCCCGAGCAGTGAAGAACTCAGGGCCAAGCCCTGGAATAGGGCACAATTACAAAAACTTCCAATCTCTAGGCGAGGCTTCGAAGTCTGGTCCTAGTCCTGGTGAGGGACACAGGCAAGTTACTAATGTTAATAAACCGTAA
- the LOC133699813 gene encoding uncharacterized protein LOC133699813, translated as MTMFRHVYVLSLLVLLAINAVSAVDYTVTNRASATAGGARFTRDIGVDYSKKTLASATDFIWRTLKQSNAAGRKNVQTVNLFIDVMGGVAYAINNEIHVSNDYIGNYSGDVRREITGVLYHEMTHIWQWNGNGQTPGGLIEGIADFVRLKANYAPSHWVQAGQGDRWDQGYDVTAKFLDYCNGLRNGFVAELNKKMKTGYSAQYFVDLLGKTVDQLWKDYKAKYGK; from the coding sequence ATGACCATGTTTCGCCATGTTTATGTCCTCTCTTTGCTAGTACTCCTAGCAATCAACGCGGTTTCCGCAGTGGACTACACTGTCACCAACAGAGCCAGTGCAACCGCTGGTGGAGCCCGATTCACCAGGGACATCGGGGTCGATTACAGCAAGAAAACACTAGCATCTGCCACAGATTTCATATGGAGAACCTTAAAGCAATCTAATGCCGCTGGCAGAAAAAATGTTCAAACAGTCAACTTATTCATAGATGTCATGGGTGGTGTTGCCTATGCAATCAACAATGAAATCCATGTTAGCAACGATTATATAGGAAACTATTCAGGTGATGTCAGAAGAGAAATCACTGGGGTGCTTTACCATGAAATGACACACATATGGCAATGGAATGGTAATGGACAAACACCAGGAGGGCTAATTGAAGGGATTGCTGATTTTGTAAGGTTGAAGGCTAATTATGCACCTAGCCATTGGGTGCAAGCAGGGCAAGGTGACAGGTGGGATCAAGGTTATGATGTTACAGCTAAGTTTCTGGACTACTGTAATGGTCTTAGAAATGGGTTTGTTGCTGAACTTAACAAGAAAATGAAGACTGGTTATAGTGCTCAGTACTTTGTTGATCTGCTAGGGAAGACAGTTGATCAGCTTTGGAAAGACTACAAGGCCAAGTATGGAAAATAG
- the LOC133688310 gene encoding uncharacterized protein LOC133688310, translating to MVLSPHLFLSLLVILATNTVAAEDLTAYTVTNNACATAGGARFTGDIGVDHSKQILASATAFIWSIFQQTDPADRKNVHRVDLFIDDMDGVAYADNNEIHVSSNYIGNYTGDLEREFSGVLYHEMTHVWQWDGNGTTPGGLIEGIADFVRLKANYAPSHWVQPGQGDRWDQGYDVTARFLDYCNDLRNGFVAELNNKMRTGYSAQYFVDLLGKTVDELWTNYKAKYGI from the coding sequence ATGGTACTTTCACCGCATCTGTTTCTCTCTTTGCTTGTAATACTAGCAACCAATACCGTTGCAGCCGAGGACTTGACGGCCTACACTGTCACCAACAACGCTTGTGCAACGGCTGGTGGAGCCAGGTTCACAGGTGATATCGGGGTGGATCATAGCAAGCAAATACTAGCATCCGCAACAGCATTCATATGGAGTATCTTCCAACAGACTGACCCAGCAGATAGAAAAAATGTTCATAGGGTGGACTTGTTCATAGATGACATGGATGGTGTTGCATACGCTGATAACAATGAGATTCATGTCAGCAGCAATTACATAGGGAACTACACTGGTGATCTGGAAAGAGAGTTCAGTGGGGTGCTTTACCATGAAATGACACACGTATGGCAATGGGACGGTAACGGAACAACTCCAGGAGGATTAATTGAAGGGATTGCTGATTTTGTAAGGTTGAAGGCTAATTACGCACCTAGTCACTGGGTGCAACCAGGGCAGGGTGATAGGTGGGATCAAGGGTATGATGTTACTGCTAGGTTTTTGGACTATTGTAATGATCTTAGAAATGGGTTTGTGGCAGAGCTTAACAATAAGATGAGAACTGGCTATAGTGCTCAGTACTTTGTTGATCTGCTGGGGAAGACTGTTGATGAGCTTTGGACAAACTACAAGGCCAAGTACGGAATATGA